A stretch of the Macaca mulatta isolate MMU2019108-1 chromosome 14, T2T-MMU8v2.0, whole genome shotgun sequence genome encodes the following:
- the FGF19 gene encoding fibroblast growth factor 19, producing MRSGCVVVHAWILASLWLAVAGRPLAFSDAGPHVHYGWGDPIRLRHLYTSGPHGLSSCFLRIRTDGVVDCARGQSAHSLLEIKAVALRTVAIKGVHSVRYLCMGADGKMQGLLQYSEEDCAFEEEIRPDGYNVYRSEKHRLPVSLSSAKQRQLYKNRGFLPLSHFLPMLPMAPEEPEDLRGHLESDMFSSPLETDSMDPFGLVTGLEAVRSPSFEK from the exons ATGAGGAGCGGGTGTGTGGTGGTCCACGCCTGGATCCTGGCCAGCCTCTGGCTGGCCGTGGCCGGGCGTCCCCTCGCCTTCTCGGACGCGGGGCCCCACGTGCACTACGGCTGGGGCGACCCCATCCGCCTGCGGCACCTGTACACCTCCGGCCCCCATGGGCTCTCCAGCTGCTTCCTGCGCATCCGCACCGACGGCGTCGTGGACTGCGCGCGGGGCCAAAGCGCGCACA GTTTGCTGGAGATCAAGGCAGTAGCTCTGAGGACCGTGGCCATCAAGGGCGTGCACAGCGTGCGGTACCTCTGCATGGGCGCCGACGGCAAGATGCAGGGGCTG cttcaGTACTCAGAGGAAGACTGTGCTTTCGAGGAGGAGATCCGCCCTGATGGCTACAATGTATACCGATCCGAGAAGCACCGCCTCCCGGTCTCTCTGAGCAGTGCCAAACAGAGGCAGCTGTACAAGAACAGAGGCTTTCTTCCGCTCTCGCATTTCCTACCCATGCTGCCCATGGCCCCAGAGGAGCCTGAGGACCTCAGGGGCCACTTGGAATCTGACATGTTCTCTTCGCCCCTGGAGACTGACAGCATGGACCCATTTGGGCTTGTCACCGGACTGGAGGCGGTGAGGAGTCCCAGCTTTGAGAAATAA